In Betta splendens chromosome 22, fBetSpl5.4, whole genome shotgun sequence, the following proteins share a genomic window:
- the LOC129603598 gene encoding uncharacterized protein LOC129603598, translating to MGKKETAPNKRSRPSDSPESPGASSADKNITDILESIEKKITSFDARLALVELLHKEFMALRDSLEFSQQQVISLATENEALKGTVQSLTEDVAQLAAENKKIKEGIIDLQARSMRDNLVFSGIPEQAEENTETTIKNFIKQQMKIPAEVVDKMAFHRSHRLGGRRPDGQRPRPIVAKFHDFKQKELVKSRGRQLKGTDFSVNDQFPKEILDRRRRLFPIRKRFMAEGCRAVISVDKLYVNGELYRDREATPWLY from the coding sequence atggggaaaaaggagacggctccaaacaagcgttcccgtccgtctgactcacctgagtcacctggagctagctcggcggataaaaacatcacggacatcctggagtccatcgaaaaaaaaataacaagtttcgacgcacgtctggcgctagtggaactcctccacaaagagtttatggccctccgcgactccctggaatttagccagcagcaggtgatttctctcgccaccgagaacgaggccctgaaaggaacggtgcagtccctgacggaggatgtggctcagctagcggccgaaaataaaaaaataaaagaaggtatcatcgatctgcaggcccgcagcatgagggacaacctggtgttctcggggattccagaacaggcggaggaaaacacggaaaccacaattaaaaacttcattaaacaacagatgaagatcccagcggaagttgttgacaagatggcgttccaccgttcgcatagactaggaggaagacgaccggatggccagcgtcctcgacccatcgttgccaagtttcatgactttaagcagaaggaactggttaagagccggggcagacagctgaagggaactgaCTTCAGCGTCAAcgatcagttccccaaggagatcctcgaccgccgccgccgactgttccccatccgtaagaggttcatggcagaaggctgcagggccgtcatcagcgtcgacaaactgtacgtcaacggagagctctaccgggaccgggaagcaactccgtggctctactag